A single window of Danio rerio strain Tuebingen ecotype United States chromosome 15, GRCz12tu, whole genome shotgun sequence DNA harbors:
- the ercc2 gene encoding general transcription and DNA repair factor IIH helicase subunit XPD, with translation MKLNIDGLLVYFPYDYIYPEQYSYMLELKRTLDAKGHGVLEMPSGTGKTISLLSLIVAYQKTYPLEVTKLVYCSRTVPEIEKVVEELRKLMDYYSKQTGVKNDFLALALSSRKNLCIHPEVSSLRFGKEVDGKCHSLTASYIRAQHQSNPNQPVCQFYEEFDNVGRQVPIPPGIYNLDDLKDFGRRKGWCPYFLARYALLHANIVVYSYHYLLDPKIADLVSKELAKKSVVVFDEAHNIDNVCIDSMSVNITRRTLDRCQTNVETLQNTISRIKETDAAKLREEYRRLVEGLKEANVARETDIYLSNPVLPDEILQEAVPGSIRTAEHFVGFMKRFLEYLKARLRIHHVVQESAPQFLKDIFEKVCIDRKPLRFCAERLRSLLRTLEIADIADFSPITLISHFATLVSTYSKGFTIIIEPFEDKTPTIANPVLHFSCMDPSIAIKPVFGRFQTVIITSGTLSPLDIYPRILDFRPVTMASFTMTLARTCLCPLIVGRGNDQVAMTSKFETREDFAVIRNYGNLLLEMSAIVPDGIVAFFTSYMYMENIVASWYEQGILENIQRNKLIFIETQDAAETSMALEKYQEACENGRGAILLSVARGKVSEGIDFVHHFGRAVIMFGVPYVYTQSRILKARLEYLRDQFQIRENDFLTFDAMRHAAQCVGRAIRGKTDYGLMIFADKRYARADKRGKLPRWIQEHLTDGSLNLTIDETVQLSKHFLRQMAQPFRREDQLGLSLLTLEQLQSEDMLQKIAQIAHQA, from the exons ATGAA GCTGAATATCGACGGGTTATTAGTCTACTTTCCGTATGACTACATCTATCCCGAACAATACTCGTATATGCTTGAGCTGAAGAGGACGCTGGATGCAAAG GGTCATGGAGTTCTGGAGATGCCCTCAGGAACAGGAAAAACTATTTCTCTTCTTTCGCTCATCGTTGCTTACCAGAAG ACTTACCCTTTAGAAGTCACCAAGCTCGTGTACTGCTCTCGCACGGTGCCTGAGATAGAGAAG GTTGTGGAGGAGCTAAGGAAACTGATGGATTATTACTCAAAGCAAACGGGAGTAAAAAACGACTTCCTCGCCCTTGCACTTTCCTCGAGGAAAAACCTGTGCATTCATCCTGAG GTGAGCTCTCTGCGTTTTGGAAAAGAAGTAGATGGAAAATGTCACAGTCTGACAGCATCGTATATTCGAGCGCAGCATCAGAGTAACCCAAATCAGCCTGTCTGCCAGTTTTATGAG GAATTTGATAATGTAGGCAGACAGGTGCCCATTCCCCCTGGTATATATAATTTGGACGATCTGAAGGACTTTGGGCGTAGAAAAGGCTGGTGTCCTTACTTCCTGGCACGTTACGCA CTTCTTCACGCAAACATAGTAGTGTACAGCTACCATTACTTACTAGATCCGAAAATCGCAGACTTGGTCTCGAAAGAGCTCGCAAAGAAATCAGTTGTCGTGTTCGATGAGGCTCACAACATTG ATAATGTGTGTATTGATTCCATGAGCGTCAACATCACCAGGAGGACACTGGATCGCTGCCAAACCAATGTGGAAACCCTTCAAAACACCATTAGCAG aattaaagaaaCAGATGCTGCCAAACTTCGAGAAGAATACAGAAGATTAGTCGAGGGTCTTAAAGAAGCTAATGTTGCCAGAGAAACTGACATTTATCTGTCCAATCCAGTTCTGCCTGATGAAATCCTGCAAG AGGCTGTTCCTGGCAGCATCCGCACTGCAGAGCACTTTGTAGGCTTTATGAAGCGCTTCCTCGAGTATCTGAAGGCCCGTTTGCGGATCCATCATGTGGTGCAGGAAAGTGCTCCTCAGTTCCTCAAAGACATCTTTGAGAAGGTCTGCATTGACCGCAAACCCCTGAG ATTTTGTGCAGAACGGTTACGGTCACTGCTGCGGACTCTGGAGATTGCGGACATCGCCGACTTCTCACCCATTACTCTGATATCACACTTTGCCACTCTTGTCAGCACCTACAGCAAAG gtTTCACCATCATCATAGAGCCCTTTGAAGACAAAACGCCGACAATAGCAAATCCTGTTCTTCACTTCAG TTGTATGGATCCTTCTATCGCCATAAAGCCAGTGTTTGGCCGTTTTCAGACAGTCATTATCACATCAGGG ACACTCTCTCCGCTGGACATCTACCCACGCATCCTTGATTTCCGCCCTGTCACTATGGCATCCTTCACCATGACACTGGCACGAACCTGCTTGTGCCCGCTT ATTGTTGGTCGAGGGAATGATCAGGTGGCGATGACCTCCAAGTTTGAGACCAGAGAAGACTTTG CTGTGATTCGTAATTATGGAAACCTGCTGCTGGAAATGTCCGCTATTGTCCCAGATGGGATTGTGGCCTTCTTTACCAGTTACATGTACATGGAGAACATTGTAGCCTCATGGTATGAACAG GGGATCCTTGAAAACATCCAAAggaataagctcattttcatagaaacccaGGACGCAGCAGAGACCAGCATGGCTCTGGAAAAGTATCAGGAG GCCTGTGAGAACGGCAGAGGAGCAATTCTGCTCTCGGTGGCACGAGGGAAGGTGTCAGAGGGGATTGACTTTG TTCATCATTTTGGCCGTGCTGTCATCATGTTCGGAGTGCCTTATGTTTACACTCAGAGCCGAATCCTCAAG GCACGACTGGAGTACCTCAGAGACCAGTTTCAAATCCGGGAGAATGACTTTCTGACATTTGATGCCATGCGCCACGCGGCTCAGTGTGTAGGCAGAGCCATCCGAGGAAAAACTGACTACGGCCTGATGATCTTTGCGGATAAG CGCTACGCACGAGCGGATAAGCGAGGAAAGCTGCCCCGCTGGATCCAGGAACACCTTACGGACGGAAGCCTAAATCTGACCATCGATGAGACTGTGCAGTTATCCAAACACTTCCTGCGACAGATGGCACAGCCTTTCAGACGG GAGGATCAGTTGGGTCTGTCTCTGCTGACTCTGGAACAGCTCCAGTCTGAGGATATGTTGCAGAAAATTGCCCAGATCGCTCACCAAGCCTGA
- the zgc:154093 gene encoding uncharacterized protein LOC777623, whose amino-acid sequence MPAKTPIYLKTSTPKRGKKPKIRDVLSGDMISPPLGDVRHSAHVGPDGEGDMFGDVGFLRGKLDMLPGLNQAPGSRSHSIDRRMDEIFEVSGKSHTYHRGHHNSLLKTTISMPVFMAPVQPPPKPPRLHLDEQPTPVHHQQQNHHHSPQQRSMSVCEGGIGKCHELTLSASIPVLPHMMPSTSSLSEASSDDSMSEGCGPLDPKRGLSLDSDAGLSNEDLRSEHCESPAVSPSVSRSESLMGLDLDLGPSILEDVLRIMDRYKSMEERHEI is encoded by the coding sequence ATGCCAGCAAAGACACCCATCTACTTAAAGACATCGACACCAAAGCGAGGGAAGAAGCCCAAGATACGGGACGTTTTATCAGGTGATATGATAAGCCCGCCACTGGGTGATGTGCGCCACAGTGCCCATGTTGGGCCAGATGGAGAAGGGGACATGTTTGGTGATGTTGGGTTCTTGCGAGGCAAACTGGACATGCTTCCAGGTCTCAATCAAGCGCCCGGCTCCCGTTCTCACAGCATTGACAGAAGAATGGATGAGATCTTTGAGGTGAGTGGCAAAAGTCACACTTACCACCGAGGCCACCATAACTCACTCCTCAAAACCACCATCTCCATGCCGGTGTTCATGGCGCCCGTGCAGCCTCCTCCTAAACCTCCACGTCTGCATTTAGATGAGCAGCCTACTCCTGTTCACCACCAGCAGCAGAACCACCATCACAGCCCGCAGCAGCGCTCCATGTCTGTGTGTGAGGGCGGGATTGGGAAATGTCACGAGCTCACTCTGTCGGCCTCAATCCCAGTCTTGCCACACATGATGCCTTCCACGAGCTCCTTATCCGAGGCTTCATCAGACGACTCCATGTCTGAAGGCTGTGGTCCGTTAGATCCGAAGCGAGGCTTGAGTCTGGACTCTGATGCGGGACTGAGCAATGAGGACCTGCGAAGTGAACACTGCGAGTCTCCTGCTGTCTCTCCCAGCGTGTCCCGCTCAGAGTCTCTAATGGGTTTGGACCTGGATTTGGGGCCATCCATTTTGGAGGACGTTCTTAGGATCATGGACCGTTATAAGAGCATGGAGGAGAGACATGAGATATAA